Below is a genomic region from Paraburkholderia sp. BL23I1N1.
CTACGTATCGAATGCCGATAGCCAGGATATTTCGGTCTTCAATCTCGACAAATCGAATGGCTCGATGACGGCCGTGGAGACGGTGGGTGTCGGCGGAACCGTGATGCCGATGTCATTTTCGCCCGACCATCTCCGGCTCTACGCCGGGCTGCGCTCGAAGCCGTATCGCGTGGTGAGCTTCGCAGTCAATCCGCTCGACGGCCGGCTGATTGAACTCGGCAGGGCGCCACTCGCCGACAGCATGGCGTATGTCTCGACGGACGCGACCGGGCGCTACCTCTTTTCAGCGTCGTATGGTGGCAACCTTCTGGCGGTCAACCGGATCGGCGCAGATGGCGTGGCCGGCGACGTGCAGCAGACGATTGGCACCGGCCCCATGGCTCACGCCATCCGGAATGCCCCCGACAACCGCTACGTGTTCGCGTCCGTACTTGGCGCGGATGCCTGGCTGCGTCTGAAGTTCGATGCATCGACCGGACAGTTGACCGAGGACGCCGCGCCCGCGTATTCGTTGCCACCGAAATCGGGACCTCGACACTTCGTGTTCTCGGCGGATCATCGCTTTGCCTACCTGATCGATGAGCTCGATGGCAAGCTGCACGTGCTCGCCTTCGACGGTGCGCGCGACACCGTCAAACCGGTTCAGACGATCTCCATTCTGCCGCCCAATTTTTGGGGCGACAAGCCGTGGGGAGCGGATCTCCACCTGACGCCGGACGGGCGCTTCCTGTATGCGTCGGAGCGCACGTCGAGCACACTCGCGGCGTACAAGATCAGCGCGGCATCGGGCAAGCTGACGCGCATCGGAACGTTCCAGACCGAAAAGCAGCCGCGTGGATTCAATATCGATCCCTCCGGCCAGTACTTGCTCGCGGTGGGTCAGTTGTCGACGAATCTGAGTGCCTATCGCATCGACTGTAAGACGGGCGCCTTGAGTGCGATCGGGCAATATCCGGTCGGCAAGGGGGCGAACTGGGTCGAGATCGTCGAGTTTGACGGAACCGCTGCCCCTTGAAGTTTAGGTCCGGATGATTGTGCCGCGCGTTTGCCTGTTCGACGCTGCCTCGATATCGCCCATAATATCGGTCACGCGCTGTACCACGCGTATGACATCGGTGATCGTGTTGCCGGTCTTTTCAGCGAGCGGCGAGTTGTGCTGATTGAGCCGACTCGCAACCCTTTCAATGGGGTTATTGCTCGCTGGAGTCACGTATTGGGTACGCTATCTACTGCCAGGTCGCATGGAGCTTTGAGGCGCTTATGTCCACGGACGCAGACACAATTACGGATGAACGGGTCGCGGAAATCGCCGACCGCATGATCGAGGAAGGCCGGAAAGTGAGCCCGGTGACCATTTTGCCGGAGATCCCCGGCGGGTCGATTGTTGCCATTGCGGCAGCCTTGCAACGCTGGCGCGAAGCGCGACAGCCTGTCATGCCCCACGTGCAGGTCCATGCCGCCTTGCCGGAGCACATTTCCGAAACCATGATGAGCGCCGCGGATCGGCTCTGGATGGCCGCCCAGGGCGAAGCTGACCGGGCGGTCAGTCAGCACCTGAGCGTCTTGAACCAGCAAATCGATAGTGCTCGCGCGGAACGGGACGAGGCGCTTGCCGAGTTTCAAAAGACGCTGGCGGAAGTCGAAACCGGCCGTGAGCAGCATCTTGCCTTGACGAATGCGCTGAGCGCCTCCGAGGATACGGCGACACGTCTCGCGGCGGAACTCGCGACAGCGACTGGCCGAGCCGAGGCTGGCGAGGCGCGAGCGGATGAACTGGCGCAGCGTGTCGCGGTGGAAGAGGCCGCGCTGGCCCACACGAAGGCCGAACTCGACGAGGAACGTCACGCGCGTGGCGAGTTGGCCGCTGCTGTTTCCAGCCAGAACGACCAGATCGCCCAGATGAAGCAGGAACTCGACGAGGCGCGGCAGGAGGTCATCTCGCTGGGCTATGACTGTCAGGCGAAGTCGGCCGAAGCGGATCGGGCGTTGCAGGATGCCAGCGAAGCGTTATCGCGCGCAGATGCCGCGACGGCACTGGCGAGCGAGAGTGTCGCGCGGGTCGCCGGGTTGGAGGCTGAACGGGATGAGGCGCGCGCTATGCTCGAAGCAGAGAGGCAGACGAGTGCAGCACGTCGTGAAGAAGCCGCGATTCAGTTTGATGAATTGCAGCACGTCAGCCGTGAACTGGTGGCGACGCGAGAGCTGATCGGTGCTGTGACGGAGGCGCAAGCGGCTGTGAGCGCTGAACTGGCTCAGGTTTCGCAGGACGCGTCCGCAGCGACGGAGCGGGCAGAGGCCGCCGAACAGCATGCGGCGACGTTGGGCCAGCGCCTCGCGGAAGTCGAGCAGGCGAAGTCGGCCGAAGCGGAACGATGGTCGGAAGAATTGAACGCGGCTTCATCGCGTGCAGACGCCGCCACGGCGCAGGTGAACGAGAGCCTTGCGCGGGTCGCCGCGATTCAGGCTGAACGGGATGAGGCGCGCGTTACGCTCGAAGCGGAACGTCAGGCAAGTGCGGCGCGGATCGAAGAAGCGGCGATTCAGTTTGATGAATTGCAGCGCGTCGGTCGTGAATTGGCGGCGGCGCGGGAGCAGGTCAACGCCATGACGGTGGCGAATGCGGCTGTGAGTGCTGAGCTGACGCAGGCCTCGCAGAACGCGTCTGCCATGAATGCCGAACTGAGCCGGGTCTCCCAAGACGCATCTGTGGCAAAGGAGCGGGCAGAGGTTGCCGAACAGCATGCGACGATGTTGGGGCAGCGCCTCGCAGAAGTCGAACAGGCGAAGTCGGCCGAAGCGGAACGGTGGTCGCAGGAATCCAGTGCGGCGTCATCGCGCGCGGAAGCTGCTACGGCGCAGGCGAACGAGAGCCTCGCGCGGATCGCCGCGATTGAGGCTGAACTGAATGAGGCGCGCACTGCGCTTGCAGCGGAGCGCCAGACAAGCGCAGCGCGGAGCGAGGAAGCGTCAACTCAGCGCGACGAACTGCAGCGCGTCGGTCGGGAACTTGAGGAGGCGCGGACTGCGCTCGAAGCAGAGCGCCGGACGAGCGCCATGCGGGGCGAGGAAGTGTCGACTCGGCACGATGAACTGCAAGGCGTCGTACGTAAGCTTGAAGCGGCGAGGGAGCAGATCAGCGTCATGACCGCGGCGAAAACGGCTGCGATCGCCGAACTGGCCCAGGTTTCGCAAGATGCGTCTACCGCGAAGGAACGCGTAGAAGCCGCCGAACAGCATGCGGCGACCTTGGCGCAGCGCCTCGCAGAAGTCGAGAAGGCTCGCGCGGAAGAAGCGCGACGCGGCCATCTACTTGCCAATCAGGCGAGCGATTCTGCGAAGGCGGAGGAGGTTGTCGAGTTGCAACGCCAGATCGCGGCGCAGGCCAAAGCGCATGAGAAGGCCTTTAACGAGCTGCGCACGATTGCTGAACAGTGGGTAGAGCATGCGAAGGACCTGAAGGAACGACTCGGTTCGGCAAACGAAAAGCTATTGTTCATCGACTCGCGCAGCACAGGAGAAGTGGCGCTCATCCGGAAGCTCTCGTCTGAACTTGAGCGGCTTAAGCCCGATAGTGAGTTGATCTCCCGGGACATACAGCAAAAGCTTATTGGTGCGACGATGGCCGAACGACTTTCGCAGAAGGGTTATCGGTATGACCCGACGACGGCGGTTATGTCGAAAGTGGAGCGTTGATTGACGGGTATTACGGATCAAGAGACGGCGTCGTCACTTCGTTGAGCGGAGGCGGCGCATTGCCCGCCTCCAGTTGCGCTTACCCCGCGCTCTGCTCGGTCACATGTTGATGTGACACGGGGGCCGCGACGAATGGTTAATGCTCCACGGGAGCCGGCTTTGGGGCCGCGTCTGCTTCTACGCTCGTCTCGGGTTCGGCTGACGTTTGTTTGCTCAGGCTGGACTTCGTGGCTGCGGGTGTTTCCGTCGTCGCTATTTGTGATGCTTCTGCAAGAAGGCGCGCGGCACGATTGGCAGTGATGCGGCTTTGAGGGACGCCCTTCGCATCGAGCGCAATCACCTGGTACAGCTCACGGTCGCATTCGAGTTCCCGCTGATATTGCTCTGCCGTGTCGACAAGCAATTCAAGCATGGTCCGCTGACGTCGTCTTTCGTCGCTCGTGATGGCAGGATTCCTACACATTGAGGACGCAAGTGTGATCAGCGTGTTGAGTTGGCTCAACTGCCGGTTGCATAGATCGAAGGCCTGCAATGCAAGTTTCTCGTACTGGAGCGCGTCGACAGGCGGGCGCGAAGCGGGTTGAGTTTGTTTTGTAGGTTTGATGCTCATGGTGCGACCTCTCTGGTACTTCTTGGATCGCCCGATACTCACTCGCTTGGGTGGTGGTGAGCGGGCACGTGGCGGGTTTGGAAGACCGGTGTTCTAACGAGCCGGCGAGCCTTGCGGCTCCCCCACCACAGCCCGCCCATTCCAAGCGCGGATTCGAACAGTTGATTCGTCATGGTTGCTTTGTCTTGCGTGGCTGGTTGCCGCATTCTGCCGCAACCAGCCACGGCTCAGCCTATCAATTCTGGGCGCCTCAAGGATTCGCTTCGCCGGCCTTACGTCCGTCCTTGACCCGCCAAACCTACCCACTCAAAATTCAAAAGAGGCTAAAAAGTCAGGCTACCTCACACCTGCAGCGGTAGCCCCGTGATTGTTGTACAGAATCACCTTTCCACTTTTGACATCCGGCGAACGAGGCGCAGTCAAAATGTTTTGATCGTAGCTCTCTACGCTGCAGACGAGGCACGCGATGCCAATCAGCAAGCTGGCGGAGTAAACGAGAGAGACGCGCGGCTGTCCCAGAAGTAGGATCCGCGATCGCGCCGCACAAGGGCCGAATATGCACCGCAACCACTGCGTTGCCGCCGACGTGGCAGTGCGACACCGATGGCACGAAAACCGAATTGTTCAAGGGCGACTACGTACATAAGCGCCATTGCACACTCTACGGAGATTCGCTGAATTGCGTGCCTGTTACGGGTGATAGACTCCGCTGCACGCCTCAGCGCGTTGCTAACCGAACAACAACGTCGCCATCAATTCGGAGCCATCGCATGATCAATGAACGACATAC
It encodes:
- a CDS encoding DNA-binding protein; its protein translation is MSTDADTITDERVAEIADRMIEEGRKVSPVTILPEIPGGSIVAIAAALQRWREARQPVMPHVQVHAALPEHISETMMSAADRLWMAAQGEADRAVSQHLSVLNQQIDSARAERDEALAEFQKTLAEVETGREQHLALTNALSASEDTATRLAAELATATGRAEAGEARADELAQRVAVEEAALAHTKAELDEERHARGELAAAVSSQNDQIAQMKQELDEARQEVISLGYDCQAKSAEADRALQDASEALSRADAATALASESVARVAGLEAERDEARAMLEAERQTSAARREEAAIQFDELQHVSRELVATRELIGAVTEAQAAVSAELAQVSQDASAATERAEAAEQHAATLGQRLAEVEQAKSAEAERWSEELNAASSRADAATAQVNESLARVAAIQAERDEARVTLEAERQASAARIEEAAIQFDELQRVGRELAAAREQVNAMTVANAAVSAELTQASQNASAMNAELSRVSQDASVAKERAEVAEQHATMLGQRLAEVEQAKSAEAERWSQESSAASSRAEAATAQANESLARIAAIEAELNEARTALAAERQTSAARSEEASTQRDELQRVGRELEEARTALEAERRTSAMRGEEVSTRHDELQGVVRKLEAAREQISVMTAAKTAAIAELAQVSQDASTAKERVEAAEQHAATLAQRLAEVEKARAEEARRGHLLANQASDSAKAEEVVELQRQIAAQAKAHEKAFNELRTIAEQWVEHAKDLKERLGSANEKLLFIDSRSTGEVALIRKLSSELERLKPDSELISRDIQQKLIGATMAERLSQKGYRYDPTTAVMSKVER
- a CDS encoding beta-propeller fold lactonase family protein translates to MLAGAAVPCISQAATYAYVSNADSQDISVFNLDKSNGSMTAVETVGVGGTVMPMSFSPDHLRLYAGLRSKPYRVVSFAVNPLDGRLIELGRAPLADSMAYVSTDATGRYLFSASYGGNLLAVNRIGADGVAGDVQQTIGTGPMAHAIRNAPDNRYVFASVLGADAWLRLKFDASTGQLTEDAAPAYSLPPKSGPRHFVFSADHRFAYLIDELDGKLHVLAFDGARDTVKPVQTISILPPNFWGDKPWGADLHLTPDGRFLYASERTSSTLAAYKISAASGKLTRIGTFQTEKQPRGFNIDPSGQYLLAVGQLSTNLSAYRIDCKTGALSAIGQYPVGKGANWVEIVEFDGTAAP